The Fusobacterium periodonticum 1_1_41FAA genomic sequence GTTGAGGCTATTGAACTTATAAAAGATAATAAAGCTGAACCTAAAGTTCAAGATAAGAATTTAGTTACTTTTGTAAAACCTTTTAAAAAGGAAGATTGCAAAATAGATTGGACTAAAACAAGTAGAGAAATCTTTAACTTTGTAAGAGGAATGAACCCTGCTCCAACTGCTTTTTCTATGCTTGATAAGTCAATTATAAAGATATATGAAACAATAATCTATGATAAGACTTATGAAAATGCAAGTTGTGGAGAGGTTGTTGAATATCTAAAAGGTAAGGGCCCTGTTGTAAAAACAGCTGATGGCAGTCTTATTATAAGTTCTGCTAAACCAGAAAATAAGAAACAAATATCTGGAGTAGACTTAATAAATGGAAAATTTTTAAAAATAGGTGAGAAACTATGTTAATGGATGGTAAAGAGTTAGCTAAAGATATTAAAATAAAGCTAAAAAATGAAATAGATGATATCAAAAGAATTTATGGTGTTACTCCAGCTGTTGCCTCTATCTTAGTTGGAGATGACCCTGCTTCTCAAGTCTATGTCAATTCACAAATAAAATCATATCAAGATTTAGGGATAGCAGTTCATAAATACTCTTTTAGTAAAGAAATATCTGAGGCTTATCTTTTAAACTTGATTGATAAATTAAATAAAGATACTGAGGTTGATGGTATAATGATAAACTTACCTCTACCTCCTCAAATAAATGCTACAAAAGTATTAAATAGGATTAAATTAATAAAAGATGTTGATGGATTTAAGGCTGAAAATCTAGGTCTATTATTCCAAAACAGTGAGGATTTTATATCTCCATCAACTCCAGCAGGTATAATGGCCTTAATAGAAGGTTATAACATTGATTTAGAAGGTAAAGATGTAGTTGTTGTCGGAAGAAGTAATATCGTTGGTAAACCTGTTGCTGCTTTGGTTTTAAATAATCATGGAACTGTTACTATTTGTAATAGTCACACTAAAAATTTAGCAGAAAAAACTAAAAATGCTGATGTCTTGATTTCAGCTGTAGGAAAACCTAAATTTATCACAGAGGATATGGTAAAAGAAGGGGCAGTAGTTATTGATGTAGGTATAAATAGAGTTAATGGAAAATTAGAAGGAGATGTTGACTTTGAGAATGTTCAAAAGAAAACATCATATATTACTCCTGTGCCAGGTGGAGTTGGAGCTTTAACTGTGGCAATGTTGCTTTCAAATATATTAAAATCATTTAAAGCAAACAGAGGAATTATTTAATTAGGAGGGACAGTGGCTGCAAAATCAAAAGATAAGGACAATAAAGAATTTTATATTGTTGACAAGAGAATTTTACCTAAATCTATTCAAAATGTAATAAAGGTTAATGATTTAATATTAAAGACTAAAATGTCTAAATACAGTGCTATAAAGAAGGTTGGAATAAGTAGAAGTACTTATTATAAATATAAAGACTTCATAAAACCATTTTATGAAGGTGGAGAAGATAAAGTTTACAGCTTACATCTATCATTAAAAGATAGAGTTGGAATTTTATCTGATGTTTTAGATGTAATTGCTAAAGAGAAAATAAGTATACTAACAGTAGTTCAAAATATGGCAGTTGATGGAGTAGCAAAATCAACTATACTTATTAAGCTAACTCAAAGTATGTTAAAGAAAGTTGATAAAATTATATCTAAAATTGGTAAACTAGAAGGTATTGCAGATATTAGAATATCAGGAAGTAATTAATAAAATATAAATAAGGAAGGTGTATGGCTAATTGGACACGTATCTTAATGTGTTAATATTGGTAATTTTAATTTTATTGTCAGGATTTTTTTCAGCATCAGAGACTGCATTGTCACTTTATAGATCTAATTATTTAGAAAATTTAGATGAAGAAAAACATTCTAAAAAATATACAGTATTGAAAAAATGGTTAAAGGATCCTAATTCTATGTTAACTGCAATAGTTATAGGAAATAATATAGTTAATATATTAGCTTCATCTATAGCTACTGTTGTCATAGTAAATTATTTTGGAAATAAAGGTTCTTCTGTAGCTTTAGCTACAGCTATAATGACTATATTAATCTTAATTTTTGGAGAAATCAGTCCAAAACTTATGGCAAGAAATAATAGTGCTAAAATAGCTGAAGGAGTT encodes the following:
- a CDS encoding ACT domain-containing protein, with protein sequence MAAKSKDKDNKEFYIVDKRILPKSIQNVIKVNDLILKTKMSKYSAIKKVGISRSTYYKYKDFIKPFYEGGEDKVYSLHLSLKDRVGILSDVLDVIAKEKISILTVVQNMAVDGVAKSTILIKLTQSMLKKVDKIISKIGKLEGIADIRISGSN
- a CDS encoding bifunctional 5,10-methylenetetrahydrofolate dehydrogenase/5,10-methenyltetrahydrofolate cyclohydrolase, coding for MLMDGKELAKDIKIKLKNEIDDIKRIYGVTPAVASILVGDDPASQVYVNSQIKSYQDLGIAVHKYSFSKEISEAYLLNLIDKLNKDTEVDGIMINLPLPPQINATKVLNRIKLIKDVDGFKAENLGLLFQNSEDFISPSTPAGIMALIEGYNIDLEGKDVVVVGRSNIVGKPVAALVLNNHGTVTICNSHTKNLAEKTKNADVLISAVGKPKFITEDMVKEGAVVIDVGINRVNGKLEGDVDFENVQKKTSYITPVPGGVGALTVAMLLSNILKSFKANRGII